The Corvus hawaiiensis isolate bCorHaw1 chromosome 10, bCorHaw1.pri.cur, whole genome shotgun sequence genome includes a window with the following:
- the LOC125330885 gene encoding serine/threonine-protein kinase pim-2-like, which translates to MGRAGAMCDGAILVIVLVLLLATVAVWWAVGHWQPRRRQARTLKRRKRPGVQPRGSRRKRGAPVAPRSSRPRATPRKRPRAPASPLHSPCSCGPCMAVAQELQELMLLLWARNGTWTLSETCQPAEGAEPVDRSPSSLGLTDFNNTGATLTTDVARESPEVQVGAQPDPGEPSQEQVAEQQVSWSQQLPAHSSQDAVPAVPAGNSSCLVAETTLKRPRRLVHLQEAAPRWPPTTRKAFLVAAAPDTPLCESSGCSPGSPQQQSPAHDAGDSDGAALPRCPPAPAAASARSPAPALPLASPTAARRWPLPGAQQEAGQKKKLQELYQLGPQLGSGGFGTVFSGIRLSDGSPVAIKRVARESVLQWYELPDGTRVPMEIVLMEKVGSGCHNIIQLLDWFELPDSFLLVMEHPEPSQDLLAFLLEQGFLCEEMARWLFCQVLEAVRHCTACGVLHRDIKPENLLVDPESGGLKLIDFGCGTFLQEQAFTRFAGTHMYSPPEWICLGCYHGHSATIWSLGVLLYVMVCGNMPFQEDRDIVSGQLFFWQQVSPECQHLIRWCLSKHPADRPALEEILRHPWVRGRRL; encoded by the exons ATGGGACGTGCCGGAGCCATGTGTGACGGTGCCATCCTGGTGATTgtgcttgtcctgctgctggccactgtGGCTGTCTGGTGGGCCGTTGGCCACTGGCAACCACGGAGGCGGCAGGCACGGACATTGAAGAGGCGCAAGCGCCCCGGGGTGCAGCCCAGAGGCTCACGGAGGAAGCGAGGAGCCCCTGTGGCTCCCAGGTCCTCCAGGCCTCGGGCGACCCCTCGCAAGCGGCCACGTGCTCCCGCGAgccccctgcacagcccctgcagctgcgGCCCCTGCATGGCAGtggcccaggagctgcaggaactgatgctgctgctctgggctcgcAATGGGACATGG ACGCTCAGTGAGACCTGTCAGCCTGCAGAAGGTGCAGAGCCTGTGGACAGGTCTCCCAGCTCCCTTGGACTCACGGACTTCAACAATACGGGCGCAACCCTGACAACTGATGTGGCCAGGGAAAGCCCAGAAGTCCAAGTGGGAGCCCAGCCCGATCCAGGGGAGCCTTCTCAGGAGCAGGTGGCGGAGCAGCAAGTGAGCTGGAGCCAGCAGTTGCcagcccacagctcccaggacGCTGTGCCGGCTGTGCCAGCTGGCAACAGCTCGTGCCTGGTGGCGGAGACGACCCTCAAGAGACCCAGGAGGCTCGTCCATCTCCAGGAAGCTGCTCCGAGATGGCCACCGACTACCAGGAAGGCCTTTCTGGTAGCAG CTGCTCCTGACACCCCCCTGTGCGAGTCCTCGGGCTGTAGCCCCGGCAGTCCTCAACAGCAGAGTCCAGCCCACGACGCCGGGGACAGCGACGgtgccgccctgccccgctgccctccGGCTCCTGCAGCCGCCTCTGCgcgctcccctgccccagctctgccgcTCGCCAGCCCGACGGCTGCAAGGCGGTGGCCGCTGCCCGGCGCGCAGCAGGAAGCAG GGCAAAAGaagaagctgcaggagctgtacCAGCTGGGCCCGCAGCTGGGCAGCGGTGGCTTCGGCACCGTTTTCTCGGGCATCCGCCTCTCGGACGGGAGCCCG gtggccatcaaacgCGTGGCCCGGGAGAGCGTCCTGCAGTGGTAcgagctg CCCGACGGCACCCGTGTTCCCATGGAGATCGTGCTCATGGAGAAGGTGGGCTCTGGCTGCCACAACATCATCCAGCTCCTCGACTGGTTTGAGCTGCCTGACAGCTTCCTGCTGGTGATGGAGCATCCGGAGCCATCGCAGGATCTCCTGgccttcctgctggagcaggggttCCTGTGCGAGGAGATGGCGCGCTGGCTTTtctgccaggtgctggaggccgtGCGGCACTGCACCGCCTGTGGCGTCCTGCACCGTGACATCAAGCCAGAGAATCTCCTCGTGGACCCGGAGAGCGGCGGCCTGAAGCTCATCGACTTCGGTTGTGGCACCTTCCTCCAGGAGCAGGCCTTCACGCGATTTGCCG GAACACACATGTACAGCCCACCCGAGTGGATCTGCCTTGGCTGCTACCACGGCCATTCGGCAACCATCTGGTCCCTGGGCGTGCTGCTGTACGTCATGGTCTGCGGGAACATGCCCTTCCAGGAGGACCGTGACATCGTGTCGGGGCAGCTCTTCTTCTGGCAGCAGGTCTCTCCAG AGTGCCAACATCTGATCCGCTGGTGTTTGTCCAAGCACCCCGCGGACAGGCCAGCGCTGGAGGAGATCTTGCGCCACCCTTGGGTGCGGGGCAGGCGTCTTTGA